One region of Malania oleifera isolate guangnan ecotype guangnan chromosome 6, ASM2987363v1, whole genome shotgun sequence genomic DNA includes:
- the LOC131157066 gene encoding methyl-CpG-binding domain-containing protein 11-like → MASAVNESSKEEVTLELPAPPGWKKKFMPKKGTPRKNEISFTSPTGEDIHSKKQLEQYLKSHPGGPAISEFDWGTGETPRRSARISEKAKATPLENEPPTKRSRKSSTAKKEDKETEIALEEADESKEVHAQDAEKGEKGEENQDEEGKTDVPPEVAKVEHDVKVASDAEECMKNADAEPVNSKETQGEEKAAGSEASQIEKEKVEEERVLGQVEQQQVDAEKDGFGEQDKLGAAVTEETRHEVEGKEEKEEQNRSTLDSEGAHMEKKAATENGNPQGNEASEANI, encoded by the coding sequence TTCATGCCCAAAAAAGGCACCCCTAGGAAGAACGAGATCTCTTTCACTTCTCCAACAGGAGAGGATATACATAGCAAAAAACAATTGGAACAGTACCTGAAATCACATCCTGGTGGTCCTGCAATATCGGAGTTTGACTGGGGCACCGGCGAGACCCCGAGGAGATCAGCCAGGATTAGTGAGAAAGCAAAAGCAACTCCACTGGAAAATGAGCCTCCTACGAAACGAAGCAGGAAATCGTCAACTGCAAAAAAAGAAGACAAAGAAACAGAAATTGCCCTAGAAGAAGCTGATGAGAGCAAAGAAGTTCACGCACAAGATGCTGAAAAAGGTGAGAAAGGTGAGGAAAATCAAGATGAGGAAGGCAAAACAGATGTTCCTCCTGAAGTAGCTAAAGTTGAACACGATGTTAAGGTAGCTAGTGATGCTGAAGAATGCATGAAGAATGCAGATGCTGAGCCAGTTAACTCAAAAGAGACCCAAGGTGAGGAGAAAGCTGCTGGCTCTGAAGCAAGTCAAATCGAGAAGGAAAAAGTGGAGGAAGAAAGAGTTCTAGGACAAGTCGAGCAACAGCAAGTTGATGCAGAGAAAGATGGGTTTGGCGAGCAGGACAAATTGGGTGCAGCTGTGACCGAGGAAACAAGACATGAAGTggaaggaaaagaggagaaagAGGAGCAGAACAGAAGTACTCTTGATTCTGAGGGAGCACATATGGAGAAAAAGGCAGCAACGGAAAATGGGAATCCCCAAGGCAATGAAGCCAGTGAAGCCAATATTTGA
- the LOC131157067 gene encoding thylakoid lumenal 16.5 kDa protein, chloroplastic encodes MAAPFPSTAKTILPSALSSSPSSSSSSASLPIYTRINNVKRLKILCHAMTEPPIMTKRSLSLCLTATFLFSLATKGFSNAKAAILEADDDEELMEKVKSDRKKRLQRQGVINSSKKETAYLQELIYKLSKVGQAIDNNDLSAAGSVLGASTNTDWVQNANKAFTKLSSSPEEKTEVDVFNSSLASLISSVVRNDVESSKIAFVSSAGAVEKWTILTGLVEQLKGL; translated from the exons ATGGCAGCACCATTCCCTTCCACTGCAAAAACCATACTCCCTTCTGCTCTCTCttcttctccatcttcttcttcttcttcagcatCATTACCAATTTATACACGCATAAACAATGTAAAGAGACTGAAGATACTGTGCCACGCAATGACTGAGCCTCCAATTATGACAAAGAGAAGCCTCTCCCTCTGCCTTACTGCAACCTTTCTCTTCTCATTGGCTACTAAAGGCTTCTCCAATGCCAAGGCCGCAATCCTGGAGGCCGATGACGACGAAGAGCTAATGGAAAAGGTGAAGAGCGACAGAAAAAAGAGGCTGCAAAGACAAGGAGTCATCAACTCATCCAAGAAAGAAACAG CATATCTGCAAGAGCTTATTTACAAGCTGAGCAAAGTGGGTCAAGCCATAGACAACAATGATCTCTCAGCTGCTGGTTCAGTTCTTGGTGCAAGCACGAACACAGATTGGGTCCAAAATGCCAATAAAGCCTTCACCAAG CTAAGCTCTAGTCCTGAGGAGAAGACTGAAGTGGATGTATTCAATTCCTCCCTAGCTTCGTTGATTTCATCAG TTGTTCGGAATGATGTTGAATCCTCTAAAATAGCTTTCGTATCATCCGCCGGTGCAGTGGAGAAATGGACAATCTTGACAGGGCTGGTTGAACAACTTAAAGGGCTTTGA